A genomic segment from Spongiibacter sp. IMCC21906 encodes:
- a CDS encoding TIGR03862 family flavoprotein, which produces MANKSAVVIGGGPAGLMAAEQLLAAGVSVDVYDAMPSMGRKFLRAGIGGLNITHSEADTAFRRRYASAQSYTNKWLDAFGTEALLSWCRGLGVETFVGSSGRVFPLEKKAAPLLRRWLQRLRIQGVRLHTRHRFNGWDSSGQLLLDSPNGQIQRQADVVIFACGGGSWAKLGSDGRWLALLKAQGVACTDFLPSNCGFDFNWSNALSEQFGEPLKNIALGLTTATGEPWYRKGDALIASYGIEGSLVYAASSHIRDVISTQGQCTVYWDLFPERSVDALRSAIGKRKPKDSLSNVLRKQCRLSGSKLALLKALTSKQQMTDLESLAELLKALPQSLGSARPLDEAISTAGGVTLSQLNEQLMLKNMPGVFCVGEMLDWDAPTGGYLLTACFASGFVAGRGAASYLLGDAVTLRS; this is translated from the coding sequence GTGGCGAATAAATCAGCCGTAGTCATTGGCGGGGGCCCCGCTGGCTTAATGGCGGCAGAGCAATTGCTAGCGGCTGGGGTGTCAGTGGATGTGTATGACGCTATGCCTTCGATGGGCCGTAAGTTTTTGCGGGCGGGCATCGGCGGCTTAAATATTACCCATAGCGAAGCCGATACCGCATTTCGGCGGCGTTATGCTAGCGCCCAATCGTATACCAATAAATGGCTTGATGCCTTTGGCACCGAGGCTTTGCTTAGCTGGTGTCGCGGGCTGGGTGTCGAAACCTTTGTCGGCAGTTCCGGACGCGTGTTTCCCCTTGAGAAAAAAGCGGCGCCATTACTGCGACGTTGGCTGCAACGCCTGCGAATTCAGGGTGTTCGATTGCATACACGGCATCGTTTTAACGGTTGGGATTCAAGTGGACAGCTCTTGCTAGACAGTCCCAATGGCCAAATTCAACGTCAAGCCGATGTAGTGATCTTTGCCTGCGGCGGAGGGAGCTGGGCCAAGCTGGGTTCGGATGGTCGTTGGTTGGCGCTATTAAAAGCGCAAGGTGTCGCATGCACAGATTTTCTCCCCAGCAATTGTGGCTTTGATTTTAATTGGTCAAACGCACTGAGTGAGCAATTTGGCGAGCCATTAAAGAATATTGCGCTGGGGTTAACCACCGCGACGGGAGAGCCTTGGTATCGCAAGGGTGATGCCTTGATCGCAAGCTATGGTATAGAAGGTAGCTTGGTTTACGCGGCCTCTAGTCATATTCGTGATGTCATAAGTACGCAGGGTCAGTGCACGGTGTATTGGGATTTGTTCCCAGAACGCAGTGTAGACGCGCTGCGATCTGCTATTGGCAAGCGCAAGCCAAAAGATTCTCTGAGTAATGTTCTGCGTAAGCAGTGTCGACTCAGTGGTAGCAAATTGGCTTTATTAAAAGCGCTGACCAGCAAACAGCAAATGACCGATCTGGAATCGCTTGCGGAATTACTTAAGGCGTTGCCGCAATCTTTGGGCAGTGCTCGTCCATTGGATGAAGCCATAAGCACCGCTGGCGGAGTGACCTTGTCGCAGCTGAATGAACAACTAATGTTAAAAAATATGCCCGGTGTTTTTTGTGTGGGTGAAATGCTTGACTGGGATGCGCCAACGGGTGGGTATTTACTCACAGCCTGTTTTGCCAGTGGTTTTGTGGCTGGACGTGGAGCGGCATCTTATCTTTTGGGTGACGCTGTTACCTTGCGCTCTTAG
- a CDS encoding PaaI family thioesterase, translating into MPLDLDELLRFKREMTSSNKGDHFLTLGIEVDETAINYAQLSMAYSDAIVGDPETGVIHGGSITSLLDTTCGFASATTLDELGLTPTIDLRIDYMRPATPGKKVIAEAEVYRSTEFVIFSRAIAHHGDKERPIARGVGNFFRLNADAFADIRTAFRKGEVDKLFPAAYLKSAPLINRDDYPLAADQELQDFKAWVPYANTLGMEILEGDNYCVLPPRQSNVGNFSLPALHGGAIAGFMEMSAVIAVIKKTGISRIPKIVDISVDYLRAGLFKDTYSRCKVNYLGQRMVNVSITAWQDSEDKPIANARAQFLLKD; encoded by the coding sequence ATGCCCTTGGATTTAGATGAGTTATTACGCTTTAAGCGTGAAATGACCAGCAGTAATAAGGGTGATCATTTTTTGACCTTGGGTATTGAGGTTGATGAAACCGCAATAAATTATGCCCAATTGAGTATGGCATACAGTGATGCAATTGTTGGCGATCCCGAAACCGGGGTAATTCACGGTGGCTCCATTACCAGCTTACTGGATACTACCTGTGGCTTTGCGTCGGCGACGACCCTCGATGAGTTAGGACTGACCCCGACCATTGATTTGCGTATTGATTACATGCGTCCCGCGACACCGGGAAAAAAGGTGATTGCTGAGGCAGAGGTTTATCGCAGCACTGAGTTTGTTATTTTTAGTCGTGCCATTGCTCATCATGGTGATAAAGAGCGGCCGATAGCGCGTGGTGTAGGTAATTTTTTTCGTTTGAATGCCGATGCTTTTGCAGATATCAGAACCGCCTTTAGAAAAGGCGAAGTGGATAAACTTTTTCCCGCGGCCTATTTGAAATCTGCCCCCCTTATTAATCGTGATGACTATCCCTTAGCCGCCGATCAAGAGCTACAGGACTTTAAGGCCTGGGTGCCTTATGCCAATACCTTGGGCATGGAAATACTTGAGGGTGACAATTATTGTGTTTTGCCACCACGGCAAAGCAATGTGGGTAATTTTTCTTTGCCTGCGTTACACGGTGGTGCCATCGCGGGCTTTATGGAAATGTCGGCGGTGATTGCGGTAATAAAAAAGACGGGTATTTCCCGCATTCCCAAAATTGTCGATATCAGTGTGGATTATCTGCGGGCGGGTCTTTTTAAAGACACTTACTCGCGCTGCAAAGTAAACTATCTTGGTCAGCGAATGGTGAATGTCAGTATTACGGCCTGGCAAGACAGCGAAGATAAGCCCATCGCCAATGCTAGAGCGCAGTTTTTGCTAAAAGATTAA